A genomic stretch from Terriglobus sp. RCC_193 includes:
- the gnd gene encoding phosphogluconate dehydrogenase (NAD(+)-dependent, decarboxylating): MEIGLIGLGKMGGNMAERLRQGGHKVVGFDFNKEATAKLTAAGSVGVDSLEDLVKNLQTPRAIWIMVPEGKPVDTTVERLKPLMQKGDIFIDGGNSNYKDSIRRHGELKAEGFEFVDVGTSGGVWGLKEGYSMMIGGDEEIVEKLRPIFETLAPAPDKGWGRTGPSGAGHFVKMVHNGIEYGMMQAFAEGFAIFEAKKELNLDNAQIAEIWQHGSVVRSWLLDLTAEALKANPELKGIAPFVPDSGEGRWTVFEAIDLNVSAPIITESLIRRIRSRETDNLTDKMLSVMRNAFGGHAMKKE, from the coding sequence ATGGAAATTGGTCTGATTGGCCTGGGAAAAATGGGCGGCAACATGGCGGAGCGTCTTCGCCAGGGTGGCCACAAAGTGGTGGGCTTTGACTTCAACAAGGAAGCCACGGCAAAGCTGACCGCAGCCGGTTCGGTGGGCGTGGATTCGCTGGAAGACCTGGTTAAGAATCTGCAGACGCCCCGCGCCATCTGGATCATGGTGCCGGAAGGCAAGCCCGTCGACACCACCGTTGAGAGGCTGAAGCCCCTCATGCAGAAGGGCGACATCTTCATTGACGGCGGCAATTCGAACTACAAGGACTCCATTCGTCGTCACGGTGAGTTGAAGGCGGAAGGTTTTGAGTTTGTCGACGTGGGTACGTCCGGCGGCGTCTGGGGCCTGAAGGAAGGCTATTCGATGATGATTGGCGGCGACGAGGAAATCGTTGAGAAGCTTCGCCCCATCTTCGAGACGCTTGCTCCCGCACCCGACAAGGGCTGGGGACGCACCGGACCGAGCGGCGCAGGCCACTTCGTCAAGATGGTGCACAACGGCATTGAGTACGGCATGATGCAGGCATTCGCAGAAGGCTTTGCCATCTTCGAAGCGAAGAAGGAACTGAACCTGGACAATGCGCAGATCGCAGAGATCTGGCAGCACGGTTCGGTGGTTCGTTCGTGGCTGCTGGACCTGACTGCTGAAGCGTTGAAGGCCAACCCTGAACTGAAGGGCATTGCGCCGTTCGTTCCGGATTCCGGTGAAGGCCGCTGGACGGTGTTTGAGGCAATCGACCTGAACGTTTCCGCGCCGATTATCACGGAGTCGCTGATTCGCCGCATCCGTTCGCGTGAAACGGACAATCTGACGGACAAGATGCTGTCCGTGATGCGCAATGCCTTTGGCGGTCACGCCATGAAGAAGGAGTAG
- the tkt gene encoding transketolase produces the protein MTDLEKLSIDTLRLLAVDAIEKAANGHPGAPIALSPLTYLLFARNMKHNPTDPLWIDRDRFVLSNGHASMLQYGALHLSGYDLSLDDLKLFRQWHSKAPGHPEYGFTPGVEVTTGPLGQGLAMAVGLAIAEKHQAAVYNQPGMKIVDHYTYCIVGDGCLMEGISHESSSLAGTLKLGKLIVFYDDNLISLDGPTELSYTENVDERFNAYHWHVQYVDDGNDLAKIQQAINIAKLETEKPSLIRIRTIIGYGSPKAGTKHVHGEALGKEATRKTKEFFGFDPDVDFAEPQAALDDWRSAVPKGQKEQSEWNELFAKYKAAHPELASQFTRTAKAELPADYNKNIKPFPTEKAIATRTAGQVVLQALGDALPELIGGAADLTSSTKTIFNNSPSFHDDPKGRNIFFGVREFGMCAAVNGMAAHGGLIPFGSTFFVFSDYARNAMRLAALMSTHSLFVFTHDSIALGADGPTHQPVEHLMSLRAIPQLTDFRPADANETAVCYQLMVERKSASFMALSRQDLPVLDVAKYPTLWDGVRKGAYVLVDVANPDVIIAATGSEVSLVLKTLPELEKAGIKARVVSMPSFHLFEEQTEEYKASIFPHGVAKVAVEAGATQGWWKYVGRDGSVVGLDHFGGSAPGPEVLAHFGFTPENIVKAAQAAIAK, from the coding sequence ATGACCGATCTCGAAAAGCTGTCAATTGACACACTCCGCCTGCTCGCCGTAGATGCGATTGAAAAGGCGGCCAATGGGCACCCCGGAGCGCCGATTGCGCTGTCGCCGCTGACGTACCTGCTCTTTGCGCGCAATATGAAGCACAATCCCACGGACCCGTTGTGGATTGACCGCGACCGCTTTGTGCTGTCGAACGGCCACGCGTCGATGCTGCAGTATGGCGCACTGCACCTGTCCGGCTACGACCTTTCGCTGGACGATCTGAAGCTGTTTCGCCAGTGGCATTCAAAAGCTCCGGGACATCCGGAGTATGGCTTTACGCCCGGCGTGGAAGTAACCACCGGACCTCTCGGTCAGGGCCTTGCAATGGCCGTTGGCCTGGCGATTGCAGAGAAGCACCAGGCTGCTGTGTATAACCAGCCGGGCATGAAGATCGTCGATCACTACACCTACTGCATTGTGGGCGATGGCTGCCTGATGGAAGGCATCTCACACGAGTCCTCCTCGCTGGCCGGGACGCTGAAGCTGGGCAAGCTGATCGTGTTCTATGACGACAACCTGATCTCGCTGGATGGTCCTACGGAACTGAGCTACACGGAGAATGTGGACGAGCGCTTCAATGCGTACCACTGGCACGTGCAGTATGTTGACGACGGCAATGATCTCGCGAAGATTCAGCAGGCCATCAACATCGCCAAGCTGGAGACCGAGAAGCCCTCGCTCATTCGCATCCGCACCATCATTGGTTACGGTTCGCCGAAGGCTGGCACCAAGCATGTGCATGGTGAGGCTCTGGGCAAAGAAGCCACGCGCAAGACGAAGGAATTCTTCGGATTCGATCCTGATGTGGACTTTGCTGAGCCGCAGGCTGCACTGGATGACTGGCGCTCGGCTGTTCCCAAGGGACAGAAAGAGCAGTCGGAGTGGAACGAACTGTTTGCCAAGTACAAGGCTGCTCACCCGGAACTGGCGTCGCAGTTTACGCGCACGGCGAAGGCAGAACTGCCCGCCGACTACAACAAGAACATCAAGCCTTTCCCCACGGAAAAGGCGATTGCTACCCGTACTGCTGGACAGGTGGTTCTGCAGGCGTTGGGCGACGCTCTGCCGGAACTGATTGGCGGCGCGGCCGACCTTACCTCGTCGACGAAGACCATCTTCAACAACTCGCCTTCGTTCCACGACGACCCGAAGGGCCGCAACATTTTCTTCGGCGTGCGCGAGTTCGGCATGTGCGCAGCGGTGAACGGTATGGCGGCTCATGGTGGCCTGATTCCGTTTGGCTCCACTTTCTTCGTGTTCAGCGACTATGCGCGTAACGCCATGCGCCTCGCCGCTCTGATGAGCACGCACTCGCTGTTCGTATTCACGCACGATTCGATCGCGCTGGGTGCAGATGGTCCGACGCATCAGCCGGTAGAGCACCTGATGAGCCTCCGCGCGATTCCGCAGCTCACGGACTTCCGTCCGGCGGACGCGAACGAGACCGCGGTCTGCTACCAGTTGATGGTGGAGCGCAAGTCGGCTTCGTTCATGGCGCTGTCGCGTCAGGATCTGCCGGTGCTGGACGTTGCGAAGTACCCCACGCTGTGGGACGGAGTTCGCAAGGGCGCTTATGTGCTGGTCGACGTGGCGAACCCGGATGTCATCATTGCAGCCACTGGTTCGGAAGTATCGCTGGTGCTGAAGACTCTGCCGGAACTGGAGAAGGCTGGCATCAAGGCTCGCGTGGTCTCCATGCCCAGCTTCCACCTCTTCGAAGAGCAGACGGAAGAGTACAAGGCAAGCATCTTCCCGCACGGTGTGGCGAAGGTGGCTGTGGAAGCCGGCGCAACGCAGGGCTGGTGGAAGTACGTGGGCCGCGACGGTTCCGTTGTCGGACTGGACCACTTCGGCGGTTCGGCACCTGGACCGGAAGTGCTGGCGCACTTCGGATTCACGCCGGAAAACATCGTCAAGGCTGCGCAGGCAGCCATCGCGAAGTAA